aatgattcagatgtgtgcacttatgaaaatacaaagacaatatacaaagggtaaaataaatatgaaataaatgtataaatatattattaatatactggCAACACAGTCTTCTTGATTAAGATATAAAAGCTTATGCGTTTGTAAAGTACTCCGATGCTAGGACAGATGTCAGGGTAAATGAACATCTGATGAACATGTAAAGGCTTGGGCTCACCCGGCAGGTCCAGCGGGCCACAGAGGGCGTTCTGTGAGGACGACAGCAGCTGGACGCAGGACGCTTTGGTGTCCgattcctccagactctggcccAGCGGGATGGACGCGTTCTGAACGAACTCAACCAACAGCTGCACACGAAACACAACCGTTCAGCACCTCCAGCATCACACAGAcatcactgtgttcatttacacacgcAGCTCACGAGATTCAATTAAGACTTCTTTTCTTAAAGAGCAGGGCATGTGGGTTGTcgaaaagtatatttttatagtttgtaaCTTAGCTATCCTTCAACATAAACTGTCTGCAAATGTGCGTTGTCTCTCAAAAGAACCGCCGTAACGAGTCGTCACAGTTTTGAATCTTCTGCCtgttacatatatacacatgtcACAAGGTAACACATTTGCAGAAAGACCAATCACGGCAGACttgtccagctgaccaatcagagcagagcaggctgaCAGAAGGGAGGAGCTTACTGTTCTTAAGCTCagaactgcttcgaacgaatcGTTTCGGAATCACtgaaaaatgattctaatattaaatatatattctgagaaaattacaatcttttctgaccttagatgcatttaaacctgttgtaggtgactccaacacaatattaggacactttaaaataccatacgacctgctctttaaattctttctttactttataataaaaatattacaaaattagaactaatataaaatgtttttatttctatatatattctggtttcatgttaatattaattaaagttCTAGTAATTGAGTTGTATGTTTTGCCTTTTCTTATTTAGTAACTTTTTATTCTTTAgtttagtaaactataataatCCTGACATGAGCATCGGGTTTCGTTAatgtgaataaatacattttttttttttttttttatgtatgcaaaaatagaagcattttcacttgTCAATAACTAGCACgattaataaaactaatttttattattaaataataataataataattattattactaaataaaagtattctgttttaattcattGTTATTCTTTTATTCGCTGTACTTTGGTCAGCTTCAgctgtgctctataaataaacattgatattaataataataataataatatattaggtttttttaaattgcattttaaatcattgttaagTCATTGTGGGTCTGTAATACCTCAGGTTTGGAGTCAAGTTCATCAGAAAGCATGGATTCAGCCGAGTGTAACCTGAGAGAGAGCACATGAATATTCAATGAGATCACAACACAGATTAGCGATTATTAATGAGtgtgtaatttttcattaaaGTCAGTCTGACCAGGTTCACGTGTCTCTGGGTCAGAGAGAGAAGCGTTCCTCCATCATCTGCGCTCACACGTCACTCACGGGCGGAAATACAGCCTGCGTGACGTCACGAACACGCGTTTACATATTAATGAGCGCGTTTACATATTAATGAGCACGTTTCACAAAACACACAGTAGTTGAAATAAAAACCACGAGATCGAAATGCGCTGAATAAATCCGGTCAAAGTCACTTATTAGTcgcatattaaattaatatgaaacatatatttacttattaatattaacaaccAGATCAGAAATAAAGTTAACATGCTTTTAAATCACTCACAAGGCTATGACAAAACGATAAACATCGATTCGCACTGTTTGTCATCGATGggtttgtcattattattaatattatcattagtGAAGCGTGTGTGGTTAATGAGGCGCAGCTGTAGCCGCAGCTCAACTCTTCAGCATTCTGAGACTCTCTTAACATCACGTGCGGCGGGTGCATCCGTCTTTACTGCGATATTTACCTCCGTCGCGGTGTTCTGGAGCCGCTGATGTCTGACAGTGAGCAGCAgagctaaacacaaacacaaagacgGGTCGCGAGCACTTCCGGGTCGCGGAGGGAGACTGGGATGCACTTCCGGGTGAAGAAAGCATCAGCAGTATTGACTAGTGTAAGTGTGAGAAAGCCTGGTTTATTTTAGCAAACAATGGGCTGTGAACTTGAACTTTTCACTCAGCGATTCGCTTTGTGAAGTTAAAAGAATCGGTTCAAAAGAACACAAGTCGGGAGGTTCTTTCGGCTCCGATGATTCTGATTCTTCTGAACCGATTCTTTCTGAAAGACAGCAATTATCTGAAAACAACCAGCAGAGATGAGCAGCattttaattacatgtattttaaatacgtATTTAATTACCTTGgagtattttgtaatttgtattttattaattaaacacttCTTACaccagtattttgtattttaaattaaatacatttgatgaGTAAGTTTTTGTAATTCGCAACTAAATGCTTTCTTATGTGTTTGTGCCCATCTCTGATAATCAATATATTTACAAGGGAAAATATCAAAGCacataattttacaatatattattatttttcttaaatactgttgttctatttacagtaaaatgttactaagttaatattaatgttccatttttattttaatattagttaaatgtATCAATTTAGTTATATTCTCGCCAAATTTTTTAATATGCcttcacaatttttttgtttatatataggtttagtattttaatacatcaagtaacaaatacatgaaaagaaaaaatgttgcctgttttcattcagtttttagttttaaacagaagtacttgattttattcatgcatttatatttgtattttttatttgctaaAGAAGGAGATCCAGGGACATATCTGACAatcagaattattttaataactttatgaCATAAATGAAAGCATTTCACAGAGTAGGACTCAGTAAAACATGTCTTCAAAATTAAAAAGTgggaaataaaaaacagtttaaacaatgaaatgtaaaaaacaagGAATCAGTAGATAAAGTGAACATTTAGCTGAGAAATGTTTATTCATCTCCTGTTTAACTGaagatgtacagtatgtattagTGATGACTGTAAGTGCTGTATTAATGTAAAAGCACAGGATCGAGCTGATTTATGACACAAAACCCCTTCACAGTTCTGCTCAACTCACACATTATCAAACAGACAGCAAAGATACATACAAAAACATAGAAAAGAACATCTTTACACAAGAAAACGGCATCTTATTTTACTTACAAAAGACAGGAATAACAAATATCAGTAATAAGAGCGACACACTTCTGTCTCTCTAAGCccttttgcttttaaaatgattcagaACCGTTCCTGAATGTGTTTGTGGCAGCCGCGCGGTGATGTTGAATCTGCACCTGCTTCAGAAGCCACGATGATGAAGGGTTTCCGCTCGTCTAAAAAATAAAGGCTACGAGCGTCTGGAAACACCAACACAAGCCatggatttaaaaataacaaggtaattgcaactttctATCTTACAAATGAGATTTTTCATCTCAGAGTTGCGAGTTAACATGTCTATCTTTACACGAACACCTCCCTTTTATTGCGATTACAAACTCTAAACTGTGAGTTTACGTCTCAACAATTCACTCGTcctcttagaattgtgagattttaagtttttatctCCAATTTAAGACTTTTCTTAGTTTATGTTTTgccaatctgttttttttttttttttctaagatttgAAATAACTGacctttttgttattattattattatattctgtggtggaaacaagcttccctAGAGAACAGACTGAATCCTGTAACACCTGCTGTTTCTGCTCGTGACCGTACTGTATAAAAtcacacataaaaacactttCCTGTGCTACCTCTGATGATTAAAATCAGCACATGATGCGCTCTACCGGTCAACAGAtcggagttatgatgctgaaaatacagctgcgcatcacagaaataaattacactttaatgtatattaaaatagaataatgttattttacatcataataatatttcacaatattacattttttttctgtattttttaatcaaataaatgcagtcttgatgagcagaagacactccTGTAAAAACAGTAGAAATGTTTCTGATCCCAAACgtttgaccggtagtgtgtgtGATGCGGATACAGATGCGAAACAAGCTCGTCCAATCAAAGCGATGAGTTCTGAACTAGCTGCCAAAGAAAGTCTGAGTCTGCGTCTCGTGATCAGAGTTTGAGGAGAGAACATCGTTCATCGAATAAACTCCACGCTCCTCCTGACGAACCTCGGAGTCAAAGCACCACAATTCATCTTTCTCCTCAGAAATACAGGGATGGAATCCACAGAACAGTCATACTTCAACTCACAACCAAGAGAAAGAAAACTGTATTCTGCTTGATGTTTTTCAGACTAgtgcaaagaaaacatttaagacacatttaattgttaatacattctgtttttctgtcgatttaaattccaattcagaTCTTAAAAGGTTTGTTTCTCCGCTTCAGCAGCACTCACAAACACCATTATTATCGAGTTTATGTGCTGGAAATATAcgcaaattagcatatttaattagatCATGCATATTTAAACACATCTTCAATCAAATCTAttgtcttaatgtactgtgattaatccTAATGAAGTGTAGAGCTCTCTTTAACCCTGTTCACCTGCAGAGTCCTGAAACAGACCACGTCTTCTTCATGAACAACCTCtgctttcttttgattttggggtgaaatatacATAATTACTCAAAGTGCTGTGAGAGATGAAACGAGACGGCTGCGTCACATCCTTGATCTGTGCTGCTGGGGATCGTCTCATTCTGTGATGCCCTAAAATACGCTCTACTGTAGATCGTCAGAACGTTTCTGTTTGAGCGTCCAGATTCCTTCAGCAGGAGTGTAAAGAGCTTATGCACTGAACTAGTTTAAGGCTTGATGAAAGAGTGACCGCTGGAGCCTTGCTTTGACCTTAAGATACAGTCAGACGAAAGCTGCATCGTGTCTTCGCCTCACTCCGGGCTGACTGTCCGGTCTTTCTCTTGGTCCTCCTCTTGCATGCTGGTCAGCAGCTGGCTCCAGATGACCGAGTCTCCGGTCTGCAGCGCCTGCATGAACAGGTTGGTGTGCTCGCGCAGGAGATCCAGCTCCGTCTGCGTCCGCCGGTTCTGCCGGATCAGCTCTTTCGTGCGCAGCGTGATGTCCAGCAGGCCTGACTTGCTGAGGATGTTGTACGTGTTGCAGAAGCGCTTTATCTTGTTGTCCGTGTTAACGGAGTGTGCATCAGATGGCAGCGTCTGCGGGGAGCCGTCTGTGGACTCGGGTCTGTGTTCGGATGCTGGAAGAGCGCTGGGTAACGGCTCTTTCTGAGCGCGAGGGGaacacctgctgctgctgctcttagGCCGCGCGTCTCCGGGATGAGGAGCGATTTTGGGGTAGGATTTGAGGATAGGGAGGTACTTTCTGTGTCGGTGGCGTTTTGATGGGGGTCCCTTCGGCACCGGAGCGGATCTTTGTGGGACGACGGGTTGAAGGAAGACCACCTGAGGCTGTGGAACCACCGCCGGACCGAAGGCCCAGGGCTTCAAAGACGAAGGGTTTTCACCAGACTGCAGACAAACCATTACAATTAAATGAAGGacttgttgttattattataaatatgaaggGATGTTACGATTCAATGCGAGCCGGTTTAAAATCTATTCAAGTATGTGACGATTCAAAACGGTTTCATTTAGGggcaggagtttatatgaatgtgtgtctgaggggatcttactgtctttagaaaagtctagatggtattttttattttcatcttgcctctgtatgaagcatattaaagttcataagtgcagagctgctttgtttacagcggtaaccaaggaaacgctttgagctccacctgctgcagtgttcataagtgctttgtttacagcggtaaccaaggaaacgctttaagctccacctgctgcgggtgttcataagtgctttgtttacagcggtaaccaaggaaaacgctttaagctccacctgctgcagtgttcataagcgctttgtttacagctccacctgctgcagtgttcataagtgctttgttttacAAGGAAAccctttaagctccacctgctgcggtgttcataagtgctttgtttacagtggtaaccaaggaaacgctttaagctccacctgctgcggtgttcataagtgctttgtttacagcggtaaccaaggaaaccctttaagctccacctgctgcggtgttcataagtgctttgtttacgccggtaaccaaggaaactctttaagcgccacctgctgcagcGTTCGTAATcactttgtttacagcggtaaccaaggaaacgctttaagcgccacctgctgcggtgttcataagtgctttgtttacagcggtaaccaaggaaacgctttaagctccacctgctgcggtttttttaatacattaatatacatcTTTAACCAATGAAACTCATTAAACTCCACCTGCTGCTGTGTTCataactgctttgtttacagcggtaaccaaggaaacgctttaagcgccacctgctgctgtgttcacaagcgctttgtttacagcggtaaccaaggaaacgctttaaccAAGgaaagtgctttgtttacagcggtaaccaaggaaacgctttaggctccacctgctgcagtgttcataagcgctttgtttacagtggtaaccaaggaaacgctttaagcgccgcctgctgcggtgttcataagtgctttgtttacagcggtaaccaaggaaacgctttaagctccacctgctgcggtgttcataagtgctttgtttacagcggtatcCAAGGAAACGCtctaagctccacctgctggcagagagtgaatctgcgtctcgttcagcgtctgctgtttctgttacatgcagatatttttatgtatagtttcaaaaaactgaagtcaaaccattctgtttttgcttcaaatttctaaattatacaatctaatttagataaaaactgctcatgttgcatgtatgcagcatctttgtttggatcatgattaaaatgcagtggttgcctctaattttaaatgagaagagcacagacaaagccttattttgtttatatgaagagatttattttatttgtgttacttatttatttgatttggggcttgttttaaaatttcaatttagttttgttattaacatttacattatatttacattttgtcatttagcagacacttttatccaaagaggacaatagaagcaatcaacaCCAAcaaaagtgctatattagtatattattatagtgttatatttcaatttcacaaagaaacgtgcatcATGTTacccaagcaataataaaaggtcttaaatctcattttgttaaaaaaaaaaaccatgaattgaatcgaatcgtgagttgactgaatcgttacatccctataaaTATGTACAACTGCATTATAGACATTAAGTATTATCGTTATTGTATTAATACTGTTTAAagtaattcatacttttattaatctgtgatgcattaatttgaccaaagacatttataatgtgacagtagatttctttttcaaataaactgctcttctgaactttctattcatctgtgaagcctgaatcttgaaaaaataaaatatctaattttctacaaaaatattgtgcagcacaactgttttcaacattgataataatcagaaatgtttcttgagcagcaaatcatcatatcagaatgatttctgaagatcacatgacactgaagactgtagtaatgatgcggaaaatacagctgcgcatcacagaaataaattagtttaacacatattcacacagaaaacagctgtttgaaattataataatatttcaaattttacagtatttttcctcaaataaatgcagcagaagagatttgaataaaacattaaaaagtcttacagacCCCTAACTTTTAAACGCTACTGTACTGTAATTCAGATTTGACTTAATGTGGTGTGAGAGTAAcctgtaacacattactttctatTCAGAACAAGCCGTACTACACATACTGTGCGTCCTTAGACCCGTGAGCACCACAGGAAACACAGGAGGTCTGAAGCTCACCTGCTTTAGAAGCACGTTGTTCATGAGGATCACTGGTGAGAGGCCCTGCAGAGTCAGCTGTGATCTGGAGCTGGACGCCTCGTCTCTGTCCACACTCAGATGCTCAGAGCCACCGTCTGCCAGAAACACACACCTGAAGCTCTTCTCCAACACACACGCTTCATTATCTACACAAGATCTGACTACACACCTGAGAAGCCCGAGTCCCTCTCAGACTCCGGCTTGGACTTTTCCATCCTTTTGTTTTTGAGTCTGGGCACGGCTCTCGAGCGAGCGTCGTCCTTCAGCCTCgagctcatcctgttcctccgtATGAGCCTGAAACAGCACACAGCAGACTCAGCACAGAAACAATGCGGCTACAAAAGCTTGAAAACTCTCCTAGTTCAGAGTTTAGAACTCAATAATTGCAAGTTTGTCAGTTCTGAGGGAGAAAAGCCAGAGGTGTGGGATAATAAACTCATGAATCTGAATTTGGAAACACAAACTCAAAAGtaccttttttattctgttattcaATGGCTTCCACAGACTGCTACTTTAAAACTctcattttctgccaccagatagactgaaaaacaaacaacaaaaatacgtcatcactgtttgcaaacaccGAAATTAGTCTATactaaaactgagaaaaaaaaaaaaactatgttggaattaaaaataataataataaaagtacacagaaactatttaaaaaaaaaaaaacactaaaattgaaatgcaaaaataaaaacgaaatcaaaaaaataataaaaactatactacCGACAGCTTATTActacaaacattaaacaaatcaTACTTTTTAATAATCAGTAATTGTTCCAGCAAATTGTGTATTATTAacgatattattatttttattgattttattattttttttattattaatgtttattacaaaCTCTCATGGAGACAACAGCATAAGAAAAACAGGCAAGGCATCAACAAAATGCAGATTtgacaatgataaaaaaataaataaataaggcattgttctcaaaataaataatatgtattacaGGATCAAAAACATTTCAGCAGCATAACAAATAGCTTCTACagttttgtttagaatttttacaaGGTTCAAGGAGGATAATTACATacgaaattcatttttaaaaacggTTTACAtttgacaattgttttttttcccatttatttttgtgaatgtgGCATTTACCCATAATGATGATAAGGTTAATCAAAATTGAAAGATCCCTCGTTAGTTTAGAATTTATTAACAATGTTATGATCATTGTTGTTGTAAACGCGGGCGTCATGACGTCATCGGGTCAGGTATGACGTCGCAGCTGACCCAGCGGCTCCGGATCGCCTCGGTCGCTCGTTACTGTCAAACGGACAGATTATCGCTACTTACCGTGCGAGTacgtaaatataaataaatacattcattaatgaataaataaaccgGTTTTGTGTCTATACGTCAAGCTGAAACGACATCGCGATACGGGCCAAAACAAAGCGTCGTTAAAAGCAGGGCTGCTGTTTAGTTTCTCCTCAAAAGCACGCAAACTTTTCATCCGACGCGCTTTGAGAAACGCTCATCCGGTCAGAACGCACAGTTTAGCTGCGGAAAGTCGCTCGTGACAGCGTACGTGCGCGCCGTGACTTCATCCGGGAACCGGGAATCCCCCGAGATGATGAAAACACGCTCAGACCCGGCGCTCAGAGTGCCTTATACTTATAACATAACCGCGTTTGGTGCTCGTTCAGCTGCGTCTTACCGCGTTTCTGTCTGCGTGTCGTCGGTCAGACGCCCTGATCGTTCCCGTCACGGCAACACGGTGCTGTACACGAGACCTGCGCGCGATTCCGCACAAGCCCCGCCCCCCGACTGACGTCTAACATTAATGACacacattaatgcattaatattcatCTGAATAGCT
This portion of the Cyprinus carpio isolate SPL01 chromosome A20, ASM1834038v1, whole genome shotgun sequence genome encodes:
- the LOC109108134 gene encoding CLOCK-interacting pacemaker-like is translated as MSSRLKDDARSRAVPRLKNKRMEKSKPESERDSGFSDGGSEHLSVDRDEASSSRSQLTLQGLSPVILMNNVLLKQSGENPSSLKPWAFGPAVVPQPQVVFLQPVVPQRSAPVPKGPPSKRHRHRKYLPILKSYPKIAPHPGDARPKSSSSRCSPRAQKEPLPSALPASEHRPESTDGSPQTLPSDAHSVNTDNKIKRFCNTYNILSKSGLLDITLRTKELIRQNRRTQTELDLLREHTNLFMQALQTGDSVIWSQLLTSMQEEDQEKDRTVSPE